The genomic region TACGGCACGTCGAAGGCGATGATGATCCTGATGATGCGCACGCTCGCCGAGCGCGTCGGCCCTCGGGGCATCGAGGCGTGCTCGTTCCACCCGGGCCTGGTGCGCACGTCGTTCGGATCCGACAGCACCGTGATGAAGGCGCTGCTCGCGCTCTCGATGGGCGCCTACGGCATCTCCGCCGAGGCGGGCGCCGTGCCTCTGGTGCAGCTCGCGTCGGTGCCCGACATGGCCGCGCCGAACGGCACGTACTTCGACCAGCTCACGCCCGACGGGAAGACGACCGCGCGGGCCAGGGACCCGCAGCTCGGCCGCGACCTGTGGGCGGCACTGGAGCTGGCGGCGGGCACGGACGAGCGACTGCCGCGCTGAGACGCCCCGCAGCGCATCGCAGCCGGCGGATCCGCGTCAGCGCGTCGCGAGCAGGTGCAGCAGGTCGTCGTGCCCGCCGACATGGCCGCCGAGCAACACGCTGACCTCGGTGACCGGGTGCTCGTCGGAGATCGGCGCGGAGAAGACCATCATCTCGCTGGCCCACGCGCCGACCGCCCGGGCGACCGCGGCCATCGGCTCGGCAGGCGCGCCGTCGACCCCGCGGCCCTCGCGCGCGATCACGGTGACGACCATGCGCGGCGGGTGCGCGAGCGCGACCTCGACCGCGGCGTCCGGCACCTCGACGAACACGCTGCCGCGCGTGCACAGGGGCAGGGCGGCGAGCGCGGCCTGCGTCTCGGCGAGGCCGGTCTCGTCGGTGACGAGCAGCACCTGGCGCTTCACGTCCTTGCGCGTGCGCGAGCGGGTCGCTCCGGCCATGGTCAGGATCCCTCCGCCGCGCCCCGGCGCCAGTAGCCCATGAAGGCGACCTGGCGCCGGTCGATGCCGGTGTCGCGCACGAGGAAGCGGCGCAGGGCCTTGATGCAGCCGGACTCGCCCGCGAGCCAGGCGTAGAGCGTGGAGCCCTCGTGGACGACCGGCGCGTCCCAGACGATGGCGTCGGCGTCGTCCGCGGCGAGCGGCTGCGCGGCCTCGGCGAGCGCGACCTCGGGGACGGCGATGGCGCCGACCTTCACGTGGCAGTCGACCCAGTGGCGCACGGCCTCCTCGAGGCGGGATCCGTTCGGCCGTCCGTCGCGCGGCAGCCAGGTGAGGTGGACGCCCTTCGGCACGCGCACGTCGAGGCGGTCGCCCGTGACGGGCACCTCGATGAAGGCGCAGCCCACGGCGTCGTCGGGAAGGGAGGAGAGGATGTTGCAGATGGCGGGCGCGGCCGTCTCGTCGCCCGCGAGGAGCAGCGAGCGCGCGGCGCCCGGGTGCCACTCGATGCCGAGGCCGCGGGCGGGGCTGAGGGCGTCGGGACCGATGATGACCATCTCGTCGCCGGGCTGCGCGGAGCCCGCCCAGCGGGAGGCGGGACCCATGTCGCCGTGCAGCGCGAAGTCGATGTCGACCTCGCCGAGCTCGCGGCGCACCGCGCGGGACGTGTAGGTGCGCAGCGGGTTGCGCTCGGCGTCCGGCAGGGCGCGCCACCAGGCGAACCAGTCGTCGCCGCCGACGCCGGTGAGATCCGGCAGGCCGTGCTCGGCGACGGGCAGCAGCAGCTTGATGCGCTGGTCGAGGCACTCGTCGCCGAAGTCGCGCAGGTCGTCGCTCTGGAACGTGATCCGCAGGAACGTGGGGCTGACGCGCTCGGTACGCGCGACCCGGGCCGCGAACGGCCGGTAGGCGGGACGCTCCACCGCGGGTTGCTCCGCGACCACGGCCGAGGCTTCTGCCGTGCTGCTGGCGAGGGTCGCGGTGGAGGTAAGCACAGCCTAAGTATGGCATGCCTTACCTCAGGGAGCGAGGGCGGGCGGCGGATCGGGACCGGGATCCACGGGAGGATGTCAGGGTGATCGCCCCCGTCCTCGTCGCCGTGTTCGTGGGCGCGGTGGCGCAGCGCGTGACGGGCCTCGGCTTCGCGCTCGTGGTGGCGCCCGTGCTGGTGATCCTGCTCGGGCCGTTCGACGGCGTGATGATCGTCAACCTGTGCAGCGTGCTCTCGGCGTCGCTGATCCTCGCGGGCGTGCGGCGCGACGTGGAGTGTCGGCGCTACCTCCTGCTCGCGGGGCCCGCGGTGGTCGGCATCGTGCCGGGCGCGCTGCTCGCCTACCTGCTGCCGGAGCCGGCGCTCGAGATCGGCATCGGCGTGCTGCTCGTCGCCGCGCTCACGACCTCGCTCGCGCTGCGCCGCACCACCCGGGTGATCGACGGCCCGGGCGTCATGGCCGGCTTCGGCTTCGCGGCGGGCGTGATGAACGCGGCAGCCGGGATCGGCGGGCCGAGCGTGAGCGTCTACGCGGTCGTCAGCCGGTGGAAGCAGCGCGGGTTCGCGGCCACGCTGCAGCCGTTCTTCCTCACCACGGGCGCGGCGTCGCTGATCACGAAGCTCGTTCTCGCGCCCGACCGCTTGCCGGACCTCGGCGCGGCCGCGTGGGTCGGCATCGTGGTGACGCTCGTCGCCGGGGTGGGCGCGGGCACGCTGCTGGCACCGCGGATCCCGTCCCGCGGGGCGCGCACGGCCGTCGTGGTGATCTCGTTCACGGGCGCGGTGACGGCGATCGTCAAGGGCGTCGGCGGGCTCGTCTGATCCGGGCGCTCCCCGCTGCGGCGCTCACCGCTGCGCCGCTCACCACTGCGGCGGGTGCCGGCGCTGCCAGTGCAGCCGCCGCTCGAGCTGCCGCCCGATCGCGAGGAGCGTCGCCTCCCCGCCCGGCCGCCCGATGAGCTGCACACCCATGGGCAGGTCGTCGTCCGTGAGGTGCACGGGCAGCGTGATCGCGGGCAGGCCCGTGACGTTCGCGAACGACGTGTACGGCGTGTACCGCACCTGCTGCGCGAAGTTCCGCTCGCCGTCCTCGGCGTCGTACCAGCCCACCGGCCGCGGCTCCTGCGCGAGGGCGGGCGTGAGCACGGCGTCGACGTGCGCGAACTGCGCGATGACGCTGCGCTCGTAGGCGGCGAGCTGGGCCAGCGCGCGGGCGAGGTCGCGGGCGGAGAGCGCGCGGCCGCGCTCGACGAGCCAGCGCGTGAGCGGCTCGAGGAGGTCGAGCTGGTCGCCCTCGGCCGGGATGCCCGCGGCACCGGCCTGCCAGATGGTGCGGAACGCGGGCGCGTAGGTGGGATCCGGGCGGAGCGCGAGGTCCTCGAGGCCGTGGCCCATGGTCGCCAGCTCGCGCACGGCGAGGGCGAGGGCGTCGTCGGCGGAGGGGTCGCGCACGATCTCGTAGGCGTCGTCCCACGGGGTCGTCGTCATCACGCCGATCTGGAAGCGGCCCTCGCCGCGCACGGCCGCGCCCAGCAGGTCGCCGTCGGGATCCTCGGGCGCACGCAGGGTGAAGGGGTGCGGGATGCGGCCGTTGACCCGGCCGATCATCGCGTCGAGCAGCATGGCCGCGTCCGCGACGCTGCGGGCGAGCGGGCCGGGCACGACGAGGCCGGCGAGCGACTCCTGGCCGGATCCCGCGGGCACGAGGCCGCGCGACGGCTTGAGGCCGACGAGGCCGGTGGCCGCGGCGGGGATGCGCACCGAGCCGCCGCCGTCGGATCCCGGGGCGAACGGGAGCAGGCCCGCCGCGACCGCGACGGCCGCTCCCCCGCTGGATCCGCCGGCCCCGCGCGTGGTGTCCCACGGCGTGCGGGCGGGCGGCGCGACGAGGCTCTCGGTGTACGACGGCAGGCCGAACTCGGGCGCGCTGGTCTTGCCGAGGCTGATGCCGCCCGCGTCGTCGAGCGCCTGCGGGATCGCGTCGGTGCGCTCGGAGATGTGGTCGCGGAACAGGCGCGAGCCGAACGTGGTGCGGACGCCGGCGCGCTCGGACAGGTCCTTGTCGCCGAACGGCAGGCCCCAGAGCGGCGCGGTGCGCGGCACCTCGCGCTCGACGAACCGCGCGCGCTCCAGGGCGCGGTCGGCGGTGACGGTCGAGAAGGCGCCGAGGCCCGGATCCAGCCGCTCGATGCGCTCGAGGTAGTGGGTCACGAGCTCGGTCGGGGTGACCACGCCGCGCTGGAGCTGGTCCCACTGGTCCTGGGCGCTGAGGTGGTGGAGTTCGAACACCGCTCCAGCGTAGGCCGGGGCGGATGCGCGGACGGGGCGGGCGCCGGTCGTCCGGCACCCGCCCCGTCCGTCACGGACGCGCCCGCGTCAGCGGCGCACGGCCGACGACATCCGGCGGCGGAAGGCGACCAGCGCGAGGCCGAGGACCAGCGCCGCGAGCGAGGTCCCGAGCACGGGGCCGGACTCGGATCCGGTCGCCGCGAGCGTCGGCTCGGAGCTCGGCGCGGGCACCGTGCCCGTGCCGGACGGGACGACGGATCCCGCCTCGGTGTCGAGCGCGTAGAGCACCGAGGCGCCCGTGCTCGGCAGCAGGAACGCGAGCTGGTGCGGTCCCGCGGCGAGGCCGGCCGGCACGGTGAACCGGACGCTCGCGCGCCCCTGCTCGTCGGTCGTGTCGACCACCGCGGCGTCGATCGGCGTGTGCGCGACCTCCTCGCCGTCGATGAGCGTCACGACCTCGGTGTCCTGCACGGGCGCGTTCGAGACGAGCAGCGAGGACATCTCGTACGAGCGCTCCTGGCCGGCGGCGGGTGCGGCTCCCGTGGTGTCGACGACCCCGATGGAGCGCGTCGCCGAGTCGGGCTCGACGGGCGAGAACTCGGTGATGTGGTCCACGAACGCCGTGAGGTCGACGCGACCCGAGTCGCTCTGCTCGGTCGTGTTCGCGAGCTCCGTGAAGTTGTCGCCGCCCTCCGCGAGGAAGCTGTTGGCGACCATCGTGAAGACGCGCGCGGGATCCACCGGCTCGCCCTGGAAGAACACGCCCGCGATCCTCGCGCCGCGCGCGGCCGTCGGGTCGTACGTGTAGGTGAGGTCGCGCGAGAGGCCGAGCTTGAGGAACGGCCGCGACGACCCCTCCGGCTGCCACTGCTGCTCGAGCACGGCCTTGACACCCGCGCCCGTGATCTTCGCGGTCGTGAGCGTGTTGGCGAACGGCTGCACGATGGCGGCCTCCTTGTAGGTCACCTCGCCCTCGGAGTCGCCCGCGCCGGAGGACGCGACGTTCAGGTCCTGGCGGATGCCGCCCGGGTTCATGAAGGCGATCTCGGTGCCGAGGTCCGCCTGCGTGGCCCACAGCTGCGCATCGGCGACGAGGTTGCCGATCGTGGACTCGCCGCCGCGGTTCTCGGAGCCGTCGGCCTGGCGGGCGCGCGTGATGTCGCCCGTGATCTCGCCGACCGTGCGGCTGCCGATGACCTCGGCCTTCGCGACCGCGTCGTCGACGATGCGCTGCACCGCGGGATCCGCCGGAAAAGCCGGCTTCCCGTCCGCGGTGAGCAGCGGCACGAGCTCGCTCGAGATCGACGTGAGGGCCCTGGTGGCGCTATCCACCGTGAGCGACAGGTGCCCGAGGTTCGTGCCGTAGCTGCCGGTCTGCAGCACGGGCAGCGGCAGGGCCCTGCCCGCGACGGGCAGCTCGTAGTCGTAGCCGAGGTGGGTGTGGCCGGAGATCACGGCGTCGACGTCGGCCTGCACGCCCGTGACGATGCGGCCGAAGACCGAGTCGTCGGTGAGGGACGACTCGTCGGAGGTGGACGCGCCCTCGTGCACGACGAGCACGACCACGTCGGCCTCGCCGTTCGCGTCGTCGCCGTCGCGGAGCGCGCGGGCGGTCGCGGTGGACGCGTCGACGACGCTGCCGACGTCGAGGGTCGCGATGCCGGCCGGGCTCACGAGCTCGGGCAGCGCCTCGGTGGTCGCGCCGACGAACGCGACGCGCACGCCGTCGATGTCCTGCACGTCATAGGCCGCGTACGCGTGCTCCGTCGTGCCCTTCTCGTAGAGGTTCGCCGAGATGTAGGGGAAGTCCGAGTGATCCGTGACGCGGCCGTCGACGTCGTCGCGGCCCTGGTCGAACTCGTGGTTGCCGAGGGTCGAGACGGAGACGCCCATGGCGTTGAGCGCGTCGAGCGTCGGCTCGTCGGCTTGCGACAGCGAGGTGAAGGTCGATGCGCCGATGTTGTCGCCCGCGCTGATCAGCGTGCTGTTCGGGTTCTCGGCCTTCGCCTGCTGGAAGGCGCCGGAGATGACGGCGGCGCCCGCGGTGGACGACGTGGTCTCGAGGCGGCCGTGGAAGTCGTTGATCGAGTACACGTCGATGGCGACGTCGCCCTCGGCGGCCGACGCGGGCGCGGCGCCGAGGCCGAGGACCGCGGTGGCGGAGAGCCCCGCCACGAGGGCGAGGGCGCCGGAGCGCGCGGCTCCGGACGGGTGACGGGTGGGAGCTGAGCGCATGCGGGGACATCCTCGTTCGGGCGGGCGGCGGTGCTCAATACCTTACGGAGCTGCGGTTTCCGTGCGGTTAACTCCCGGATCCGCTGCGAGCGCCGCCGCGCCCGCGCGCTGCCGCCGTGCCACCTCAGCCGCGCACGAGCCCCGCGAGCTCCGCCCGGGTGGAGGCGCCCATCTTCCGCAGCAGGTTCGCGACGTGGAACTTCACCGTGTTCTCGCTGATCCCGAGCGCGGTCGCGATGGCGCGGTTGCGGGATCCCCCGGCCACGAGCGCGAGCACCTCCCGCTCGCGCGCGCTGAGCCCCGCCTCCCCGGCGGCGTCGAGACCCGCGGCGGGCGCGTCGAGCGGCAGGCGCACGGCGATCTCGGATCCCCAGCCCGGCGTCGCCGTCACGTCGAGCGCGCCGTCGAGGGCGGCGACGCGGTCGGTGAGGCGGCGGAGCGCGTCGAGGTCGGCGGTGGTCGCGCCCGCGCCGTCGTCGCGGATCCCGACGAGCAGGTTGCTGCCGTCGCAGTCCCACTGGATCCGCACGCGCGTCACGTCCGGCTGCTCGACGAGCGCGAGCACGGCGCCGCGGACGATGGCCCGGCCCGCGTGCGCGACCTCGCCCGGGAGCGCCCGGCCGTCGACGGGCGGCTCGACGAACTGGACGTCGAGGTCGCGGAAGCGCACGAGCGGCCGCAGGTCGTCGCGGAGCCGGGCGAAGGCGCGCGCGACGGGCTCCTCGCCGAGCGAGCGGTCGCGGTCGCTCGCGGCGCGCAGCTCGACCATGGCGTTGGTCGCCAGGTCGGCGGCGGTCTGGCGCGCGGCCGCGTCGCCCGTGCGGGAGGAGCGGAGCACCGCGAGGAGCGACTCGAGCGTGGTGGCGTGCGCGTCGCCGAGCTCCGACACGACCCGGGCGCGCTCGGAGGAGACCGCGCGCGCCTCGGCGAGGTAGGCGGGCGGCGCGGCGGCGACCTGCTGCCGGATCCCGTGGGCCACGCTCCGCCACAGCGCGCGGACGAGCTCGCGGGCACCGGGGACGTCGTCGTGCGCGG from Clavibacter michiganensis subsp. insidiosus harbors:
- a CDS encoding SIP domain-containing protein — translated: MAGATRSRTRKDVKRQVLLVTDETGLAETQAALAALPLCTRGSVFVEVPDAAVEVALAHPPRMVVTVIAREGRGVDGAPAEPMAAVARAVGAWASEMMVFSAPISDEHPVTEVSVLLGGHVGGHDDLLHLLATR
- a CDS encoding siderophore-interacting protein, which codes for MVAEQPAVERPAYRPFAARVARTERVSPTFLRITFQSDDLRDFGDECLDQRIKLLLPVAEHGLPDLTGVGGDDWFAWWRALPDAERNPLRTYTSRAVRRELGEVDIDFALHGDMGPASRWAGSAQPGDEMVIIGPDALSPARGLGIEWHPGAARSLLLAGDETAAPAICNILSSLPDDAVGCAFIEVPVTGDRLDVRVPKGVHLTWLPRDGRPNGSRLEEAVRHWVDCHVKVGAIAVPEVALAEAAQPLAADDADAIVWDAPVVHEGSTLYAWLAGESGCIKALRRFLVRDTGIDRRQVAFMGYWRRGAAEGS
- a CDS encoding sulfite exporter TauE/SafE family protein; translation: MIAPVLVAVFVGAVAQRVTGLGFALVVAPVLVILLGPFDGVMIVNLCSVLSASLILAGVRRDVECRRYLLLAGPAVVGIVPGALLAYLLPEPALEIGIGVLLVAALTTSLALRRTTRVIDGPGVMAGFGFAAGVMNAAAGIGGPSVSVYAVVSRWKQRGFAATLQPFFLTTGAASLITKLVLAPDRLPDLGAAAWVGIVVTLVAGVGAGTLLAPRIPSRGARTAVVVISFTGAVTAIVKGVGGLV
- a CDS encoding amidase, with translation MFELHHLSAQDQWDQLQRGVVTPTELVTHYLERIERLDPGLGAFSTVTADRALERARFVEREVPRTAPLWGLPFGDKDLSERAGVRTTFGSRLFRDHISERTDAIPQALDDAGGISLGKTSAPEFGLPSYTESLVAPPARTPWDTTRGAGGSSGGAAVAVAAGLLPFAPGSDGGGSVRIPAAATGLVGLKPSRGLVPAGSGQESLAGLVVPGPLARSVADAAMLLDAMIGRVNGRIPHPFTLRAPEDPDGDLLGAAVRGEGRFQIGVMTTTPWDDAYEIVRDPSADDALALAVRELATMGHGLEDLALRPDPTYAPAFRTIWQAGAAGIPAEGDQLDLLEPLTRWLVERGRALSARDLARALAQLAAYERSVIAQFAHVDAVLTPALAQEPRPVGWYDAEDGERNFAQQVRYTPYTSFANVTGLPAITLPVHLTDDDLPMGVQLIGRPGGEATLLAIGRQLERRLHWQRRHPPQW
- a CDS encoding bifunctional metallophosphatase/5'-nucleotidase, which gives rise to MRSAPTRHPSGAARSGALALVAGLSATAVLGLGAAPASAAEGDVAIDVYSINDFHGRLETTSSTAGAAVISGAFQQAKAENPNSTLISAGDNIGASTFTSLSQADEPTLDALNAMGVSVSTLGNHEFDQGRDDVDGRVTDHSDFPYISANLYEKGTTEHAYAAYDVQDIDGVRVAFVGATTEALPELVSPAGIATLDVGSVVDASTATARALRDGDDANGEADVVVLVVHEGASTSDESSLTDDSVFGRIVTGVQADVDAVISGHTHLGYDYELPVAGRALPLPVLQTGSYGTNLGHLSLTVDSATRALTSISSELVPLLTADGKPAFPADPAVQRIVDDAVAKAEVIGSRTVGEITGDITRARQADGSENRGGESTIGNLVADAQLWATQADLGTEIAFMNPGGIRQDLNVASSGAGDSEGEVTYKEAAIVQPFANTLTTAKITGAGVKAVLEQQWQPEGSSRPFLKLGLSRDLTYTYDPTAARGARIAGVFFQGEPVDPARVFTMVANSFLAEGGDNFTELANTTEQSDSGRVDLTAFVDHITEFSPVEPDSATRSIGVVDTTGAAPAAGQERSYEMSSLLVSNAPVQDTEVVTLIDGEEVAHTPIDAAVVDTTDEQGRASVRFTVPAGLAAGPHQLAFLLPSTGASVLYALDTEAGSVVPSGTGTVPAPSSEPTLAATGSESGPVLGTSLAALVLGLALVAFRRRMSSAVRR
- a CDS encoding LuxR C-terminal-related transcriptional regulator, which produces MPSRTHPADPAAPPAADQVALLDGLHDALAAPLQEVAEALSGLLQPVVAHRALVIFTEDCTGRPRKKAGEAEVVENVTIAELDRILASLADGSGDVAGDAGSAWAVEHPVGGRPRTVAAWRADTGALLVLVDPVAAHDDVPGARELVRALWRSVAHGIRQQVAAAPPAYLAEARAVSSERARVVSELGDAHATTLESLLAVLRSSRTGDAAARQTAADLATNAMVELRAASDRDRSLGEEPVARAFARLRDDLRPLVRFRDLDVQFVEPPVDGRALPGEVAHAGRAIVRGAVLALVEQPDVTRVRIQWDCDGSNLLVGIRDDGAGATTADLDALRRLTDRVAALDGALDVTATPGWGSEIAVRLPLDAPAAGLDAAGEAGLSAREREVLALVAGGSRNRAIATALGISENTVKFHVANLLRKMGASTRAELAGLVRG